The Candidatus Abyssobacteria bacterium SURF_5 genome has a window encoding:
- a CDS encoding YicC family protein — protein sequence MIRSMTGFGQGAAETDGLSVWAEVSSLNHRYLDLNLKLSSVFLSFEHELRKFVQGFFERGRINISLTSEGALSEATEVEFNRHLAQQYLDQVRAFSLESDLRDDLSLTSILRLSTLWNPKRPAAEDLEKLLGAAKKALTVAIEQLTRMREQEGSAIWADLCGRIDHINTFIKQISSRAPGVVDDYRQRLKERIDSLLPEGAALDEQRLLAEVGLFGEKADISEELVRLASHIEQFHAIGQQHGNVGRRLDFLLQEMFREITTIGSKARDAAISHDVVEVKGLLEKMREQVQNVE from the coding sequence ATGATTCGGAGCATGACGGGATTTGGACAAGGCGCTGCCGAAACCGACGGATTGTCGGTATGGGCTGAGGTGTCTTCGCTTAACCATCGGTATCTGGATCTGAACCTCAAGCTGTCATCTGTCTTTCTTTCTTTCGAGCATGAACTCAGAAAATTTGTGCAAGGGTTCTTTGAGAGGGGGAGAATCAATATTTCTCTTACTTCGGAAGGCGCATTATCCGAGGCGACCGAGGTCGAATTCAATCGGCATCTTGCCCAGCAGTACCTTGATCAAGTGCGCGCTTTTTCCCTGGAATCCGATCTCAGGGACGACCTGAGCCTCACGTCCATCCTCCGCTTGAGCACGTTGTGGAATCCAAAACGCCCGGCCGCGGAAGACCTCGAGAAACTTCTCGGAGCGGCCAAGAAGGCTCTGACGGTTGCGATTGAGCAGTTGACCCGGATGCGCGAGCAGGAGGGATCGGCAATCTGGGCGGACCTCTGCGGCAGAATAGATCACATCAACACTTTCATCAAGCAGATATCATCGCGCGCGCCTGGCGTTGTGGACGATTATCGCCAGCGGCTGAAGGAGCGCATTGACAGCCTGTTGCCGGAGGGCGCCGCACTGGACGAGCAGCGGCTGCTGGCGGAGGTGGGTCTCTTCGGTGAGAAAGCCGATATTTCCGAAGAACTCGTGAGGCTCGCAAGCCATATTGAGCAGTTTCATGCGATAGGACAGCAGCATGGCAATGTGGGGAGGCGGCTGGATTTCCTTCTGCAGGAGATGTTCCGGGAGATTACAACTATCGGCTCGAAAGCCCGCGATGCCGCTATTTCGCATGATGTTGTGGAAGTAAAGGGGCTTCTGGAGAAGATGCGCGAGCAGGTCCAGAATGTCGAGTAA
- the rpoZ gene encoding DNA-directed RNA polymerase subunit omega, with translation MFKISSEKLLQACGGQYRLLEMAFQRMHQLNNGMPPLVKPASKKNSTIALQEIAEGKVWIADKKAKPDEEAG, from the coding sequence ATGTTCAAAATTTCATCGGAGAAACTTTTGCAAGCCTGTGGAGGCCAGTATCGACTTCTGGAGATGGCGTTTCAGCGGATGCATCAACTGAACAATGGCATGCCGCCACTTGTGAAGCCGGCTTCAAAGAAGAATTCCACGATAGCGCTTCAGGAGATAGCCGAAGGGAAAGTGTGGATTGCCGATAAGAAGGCCAAACCCGATGAAGAGGCTGGATAG
- a CDS encoding SDR family oxidoreductase: protein MGELEGKVAVVTGVGRPRGIGRACALKLASMGADIVISDICRRYEGDLAFYNLGDWEQLQAVVREIEAMGRRALACRVDVAKKNEIEQMVNETVDAFGRIDVLVNNAGTGVGVGPILTISEEAWDKTFAVNAKGTFLCCQAVLPGMMERREGKIVNIASTAGLRGSAQYGAYGASKFSVVGMTQIMAAEFSQFNININCVCPAMVETDLGFEEYEFLSFVRGGTPEEARRRIISQIPLGRPAVAADIANVVAFLVSKQSNYMVGQTVAVTGGMEFGAH from the coding sequence ATGGGGGAGTTAGAGGGGAAGGTTGCAGTCGTAACGGGAGTTGGACGTCCCCGCGGCATCGGCCGGGCATGCGCACTAAAACTGGCTTCAATGGGTGCGGATATTGTCATCAGCGATATCTGCCGCAGGTATGAGGGGGACCTTGCATTTTACAATCTCGGTGATTGGGAACAACTGCAGGCAGTGGTAAGAGAAATAGAGGCAATGGGTCGCCGAGCGCTTGCATGCAGGGTCGATGTTGCGAAAAAAAATGAAATCGAGCAGATGGTAAATGAAACTGTGGATGCGTTCGGGCGAATCGATGTTTTGGTGAATAATGCCGGCACCGGAGTTGGCGTCGGTCCGATATTAACCATCAGCGAAGAAGCCTGGGACAAGACGTTTGCCGTAAACGCAAAGGGCACTTTTTTGTGTTGCCAGGCGGTGCTTCCGGGGATGATGGAGAGGAGAGAAGGCAAGATCGTCAACATTGCCTCGACCGCAGGGCTGCGCGGGTCCGCGCAGTATGGGGCTTACGGCGCCTCCAAATTTTCAGTTGTCGGAATGACGCAGATCATGGCCGCCGAATTTTCGCAATTCAACATCAACATCAACTGCGTGTGTCCGGCAATGGTCGAGACCGATCTCGGCTTTGAAGAGTATGAGTTTCTCTCGTTTGTGCGGGGCGGGACGCCTGAGGAAGCGCGCCGGCGCATCATCTCGCAGATTCCGCTCGGACGCCCGGCCGTTGCCGCTGATATCGCCAATGTGGTTGCTTTTTTGGTGTCGAAACAATCCAACTACATGGTGGGGCAAACGGTGGCGGTGACCGGCGGGATGGAGTTCGGCGCGCATTAA
- a CDS encoding aspartate aminotransferase family protein: protein MDDSRINSFESEGDNMSSDIESKFSEKLGRSNEVLERAKKVLLSPVATGPFRAPRAVVFVKEGKGGRIKDLDGNEYVDVTMAYGPLILGHSHPVVVDAVEKLVRRGTVYAIAHENEVRMAEILVEAIPCAERVAFANSGTEATMHAMKVARARTGKDKIAKFEGGYHGVHDYAQVSSLFSVGGGTIEDPLSVPDTRGIPQAAVDQVMVLSYNRPESIEKIRKHKDELAAVIIEPVPSALPIDMGDFLRQLRKVTRECGVLLIFDEVISGFRLAYGGAQEYFGVVPDMATYGKIIGGGFPIGAIAGSVDALQPLVTTGDFFQDIQEKCAIIGTFSGNPISTGVGAAVLKYLGDHPEIYDYINSRAARIKREVQEFCKDNEFPLQLFGLGSWFVPHFHWGKAENPRDLLSPEGWAKGTALGHYMRYNKVYMPDLHTVFVSAAHTDEDIELIIEGFKKSLMAMKRDGILE, encoded by the coding sequence ATGGACGATTCGAGAATTAACTCATTCGAAAGTGAGGGGGACAATATGAGCAGCGACATCGAGAGCAAATTTTCCGAAAAACTGGGCAGGTCGAACGAGGTGCTCGAACGGGCGAAGAAGGTGCTCCTCTCACCTGTGGCGACCGGGCCGTTTCGCGCGCCCAGGGCAGTTGTATTTGTCAAGGAAGGAAAGGGGGGTCGGATCAAGGATCTCGACGGCAATGAATACGTTGACGTTACCATGGCGTATGGTCCGCTCATACTCGGGCACAGCCATCCCGTCGTTGTCGATGCGGTTGAAAAGCTGGTGCGCAGGGGCACGGTGTATGCGATCGCCCACGAGAATGAAGTGCGCATGGCCGAGATTCTGGTTGAGGCGATTCCCTGTGCCGAGAGGGTCGCTTTTGCGAATTCAGGCACGGAAGCCACGATGCACGCGATGAAGGTTGCCCGCGCCCGAACCGGGAAGGACAAGATTGCGAAGTTCGAGGGCGGCTATCATGGAGTGCATGATTACGCTCAGGTGAGCAGCCTCTTTTCAGTTGGGGGCGGCACGATTGAGGACCCATTGAGCGTGCCCGACACCAGGGGCATCCCGCAGGCGGCGGTCGATCAAGTCATGGTGCTTTCTTACAATCGACCGGAGAGTATCGAGAAGATTCGAAAACACAAAGATGAACTGGCGGCGGTCATCATCGAACCGGTTCCGAGCGCGCTCCCCATAGATATGGGCGATTTCCTCAGGCAACTCCGAAAGGTGACGAGGGAGTGCGGTGTGCTGCTGATCTTCGATGAGGTCATCAGCGGGTTCCGTCTCGCGTACGGAGGCGCGCAGGAATATTTTGGAGTCGTGCCGGATATGGCAACGTACGGCAAGATAATCGGCGGGGGTTTCCCCATCGGCGCCATAGCCGGCAGCGTCGACGCGCTCCAGCCGCTTGTCACCACGGGCGACTTCTTCCAGGACATCCAGGAGAAATGCGCCATCATCGGCACGTTCAGCGGCAATCCTATCAGCACGGGAGTCGGCGCCGCGGTCCTGAAATATCTGGGCGATCATCCGGAGATTTACGATTACATCAATAGCCGGGCGGCGCGAATAAAGCGCGAGGTTCAGGAGTTTTGCAAGGACAACGAGTTTCCGCTTCAACTGTTCGGACTCGGCTCATGGTTCGTCCCTCATTTCCATTGGGGAAAAGCTGAGAACCCGCGCGATCTCCTCAGCCCGGAAGGATGGGCGAAGGGAACGGCTCTCGGCCACTATATGCGGTACAACAAGGTGTATATGCCTGATCTGCACACGGTCTTCGTTTCGGCCGCACATACTGATGAGGATATCGAACTGATAATAGAGGGTTTCAAAAAATCGTTGATGGCGATGAAGCGGGACGGGATACTGGAATAA
- a CDS encoding guanylate kinase, giving the protein MLKLLFRGSKKAVPHNQVFSSRKDVEPDELVRALHRRRGLAVVISAPSGTGKTTLCRQLLREIPDLSLSVSVTTRSPRRDEQDGRDYHFISRERFQEEMRSGGLLEWAEVYGHLYGTPREPVATRIEQGKDTVLDIDVQGAQSVKETLREAVLIFLLPPSLAELERRLRTRSSDSADDISVRLQNALTELSRYRLYDYLVVNDDMSSAVSVLKSIVLSERHRLNRIL; this is encoded by the coding sequence ATGCTGAAACTATTATTCAGAGGATCAAAGAAAGCAGTGCCACATAATCAGGTGTTTTCATCGAGAAAAGATGTTGAACCCGATGAGCTTGTCCGGGCCCTGCATCGCAGACGCGGACTGGCGGTGGTAATTTCGGCCCCGTCGGGAACCGGGAAGACTACTCTTTGCAGGCAGTTGCTTCGGGAAATACCGGATCTCAGCCTGTCTGTCTCGGTTACGACGCGATCGCCAAGAAGGGATGAGCAGGACGGGCGTGATTACCATTTCATATCACGGGAGCGATTTCAGGAGGAGATGAGGAGCGGTGGTCTGCTTGAGTGGGCCGAAGTTTACGGACATCTGTACGGCACTCCTCGCGAGCCGGTTGCGACGAGGATCGAGCAGGGTAAGGACACTGTTCTTGACATCGACGTGCAGGGCGCCCAATCGGTGAAGGAAACTCTTCGGGAGGCGGTGCTGATTTTCCTTCTTCCGCCGTCGCTGGCTGAACTCGAGCGGAGGCTGCGGACTCGCAGTTCCGACTCCGCCGACGATATCAGCGTGCGTCTTCAAAACGCTTTGACCGAACTCAGCCGCTACAGGCTGTATGATTATCTGGTGGTCAATGATGATATGAGCAGCGCCGTGAGCGTATTGAAGTCCATTGTTCTCAGCGAGCGTCATCGGTTGAACAGGATTCTCTAA
- a CDS encoding GNAT family N-acetyltransferase, which yields MEIRGDVIFEDVVIVPLQKMIKKRAAALLARAFVEDSEVITIIRKPRRVRQRILQSHYSILISSFLRYNASACVLAGGELVGVMLVCAPGEEPIGVKELARFFLRMLLQLNPGSFRRGWVSAQDDEHHRPCEPHYYLSTLGIEPKRQGNGIGSVLLKYLIERADKENTAIYLSSTNPKALPLYERFGFNTISITSPLGVPNHHMVRNGIK from the coding sequence GTGGAGATTCGGGGAGACGTGATTTTTGAAGACGTTGTCATCGTTCCGCTGCAGAAGATGATCAAAAAGCGGGCGGCGGCGCTCCTGGCGCGCGCGTTTGTGGAGGATTCGGAAGTCATTACCATTATCAGAAAGCCGCGCCGCGTTCGGCAGAGGATACTTCAATCCCACTATTCGATTCTGATCTCTTCATTCTTGCGCTACAATGCGTCGGCATGTGTGCTGGCGGGTGGAGAGCTGGTCGGGGTCATGCTGGTGTGCGCTCCGGGAGAGGAGCCGATAGGCGTGAAGGAGCTGGCGAGATTTTTCCTGAGGATGCTGTTGCAGCTCAATCCGGGTTCGTTTCGGCGCGGCTGGGTCTCGGCGCAGGACGATGAGCATCATCGTCCGTGCGAGCCGCACTATTACCTGAGCACACTCGGGATCGAGCCAAAGCGGCAGGGAAACGGTATTGGCAGTGTTCTGCTGAAGTATCTGATCGAACGAGCGGATAAAGAGAATACGGCCATCTATCTCAGCTCGACGAATCCCAAGGCTCTCCCGCTTTATGAGAGATTCGGATTCAATACGATTTCAATAACAAGTCCTCTGGGGGTCCCGAACCACCATATGGTACGCAACGGGATTAAATGA
- a CDS encoding response regulator, with protein sequence MPTIDVLLVEDDAMQRRQLVRVLKSEGYQISESSTVEEAIRILGAERIDLVVTDKFMPDRDGLSLLEHVRLHHPGVPVIIMTGHAEEEMHPEPDALLIKPFSSEELKKIVRSLIQLS encoded by the coding sequence ATGCCAACAATTGATGTCCTCCTCGTGGAAGACGACGCGATGCAAAGACGGCAACTCGTCAGAGTCTTGAAATCGGAAGGGTATCAAATAAGCGAATCCTCTACAGTGGAAGAGGCTATTCGTATTCTCGGCGCCGAAAGAATCGATCTCGTGGTGACCGATAAATTCATGCCCGATCGTGATGGCCTTTCACTGCTCGAACATGTCCGCCTCCATCACCCGGGTGTCCCCGTCATCATAATGACCGGCCATGCAGAAGAGGAAATGCATCCGGAACCGGATGCCTTGCTCATAAAACCCTTTAGCAGCGAAGAGCTGAAAAAAATAGTCCGCAGCCTGATTCAGCTTTCTTAA
- a CDS encoding aminopeptidase P family protein, translating to MNIYIDYPARMERIRREMAVEGVDILLATREKSVCYISGAFVPWRSYALMSSDGRIEVNTLLMDFERVKAESWLGDRVVGSGPVLPGFSLIEQAVARIQSWGYAEKTIGVELGHSPRLAAGFLFATEYEMLLKDLPKATFVNAINVVDKVSATKETGEIALMKRAAAICDAAQEAVRNELRPGLTELEIAGIGELTMRQLGSEFHWPITGSNEIASGERTAYAQCGCTPPTDRIVQPGDNVLVDLHSTYGHYYSDLSHNYIIGKPTREQERLAEAYTGAAEFLISKLVPGARVPDIWQEMMDYLSSAGYVQDALAAFGHGIGIVGHEWYPAITSGEEFSHIVLEPNLTEVAALVINRPGVGGHRLECPVLITQSGNEVLTKTPIRPTIIA from the coding sequence ATGAACATCTACATAGATTACCCCGCCAGGATGGAAAGAATTCGTCGAGAGATGGCCGTAGAAGGAGTCGACATCCTTCTGGCCACTCGCGAAAAAAGCGTTTGTTACATCAGCGGCGCCTTCGTTCCGTGGAGAAGCTACGCTCTTATGTCGTCGGACGGCAGAATCGAAGTGAACACCCTCCTCATGGACTTCGAACGCGTGAAGGCCGAATCCTGGCTTGGCGACAGAGTCGTCGGATCAGGTCCGGTCCTTCCCGGATTCTCGCTCATCGAGCAAGCCGTTGCCCGCATTCAATCCTGGGGATACGCGGAGAAAACGATTGGCGTCGAACTCGGACATTCTCCTCGATTGGCGGCAGGTTTCCTGTTTGCCACCGAATACGAGATGCTCCTCAAAGACCTGCCAAAGGCGACCTTCGTCAATGCAATCAACGTCGTCGATAAAGTCTCCGCAACCAAAGAAACCGGCGAGATCGCCCTGATGAAGCGGGCGGCAGCCATTTGTGATGCCGCACAGGAAGCCGTGAGGAACGAGCTTCGCCCGGGCTTGACAGAACTCGAAATAGCAGGCATCGGCGAGCTGACAATGCGTCAGCTTGGGAGCGAGTTCCACTGGCCGATCACCGGCAGCAACGAGATCGCCTCCGGCGAGCGCACCGCTTACGCCCAATGCGGATGCACTCCGCCCACCGATCGAATCGTACAGCCCGGCGACAACGTGCTCGTCGACCTCCACAGCACATATGGCCACTATTACTCCGACCTGTCACACAACTACATCATCGGAAAACCGACAAGAGAACAGGAAAGACTCGCGGAAGCGTATACCGGCGCCGCCGAATTCCTGATCAGCAAACTTGTCCCCGGGGCGCGCGTGCCCGATATCTGGCAGGAAATGATGGATTACCTCAGTTCCGCCGGCTACGTGCAGGACGCGCTCGCTGCATTCGGGCATGGCATCGGCATCGTCGGCCACGAGTGGTACCCGGCAATAACCAGCGGCGAGGAGTTCAGCCACATCGTGCTCGAACCGAATCTGACCGAAGTGGCCGCACTCGTGATCAACCGGCCCGGTGTCGGCGGACACCGCCTTGAGTGCCCCGTCCTCATCACACAGTCCGGAAACGAAGTCCTGACAAAAACTCCGATCCGGCCGACCATCATTGCGTGA
- a CDS encoding thiamine pyrophosphate-binding protein — protein MGQITGGELILRCLAQEDIKTIFAVPDAGYNPVLGKLKDYGVRLVPPRHEAAAAHMADAMTRMTGRPAVCMSGAGPGTANLVSGIATAYAEGSPVVAITCNRRRPVIYPDRGGSFQYCNQVDLFKPVTKWNAVVNDWARIPELVQKAFRTATSCKPGPVQLDVPDDIFYATGDEDSVRVVSPKRYRVGYRLAANPELVEEAAQLLTKAKLPLLHAGGGVKHSKAAAVVCELAEYLGAVVSTSAGARGVVAEDHPQCFHCLSPAVREARKNADVVVVIGSQFGETEFRGQAPDWGKPEAQRVIQIDIDPERIGVSREVDIAIIGDARRVVADILERVRQLGPRRGPGARVESFRATQDLWIKELLSTAGDSPDSPVHPGAMAATVRRFFPRDSIMVLDGGNNGLYTAHYHHIFEPDCMLWTSKFGHLGTGIPYALGAKLACPDKLVYVVTGDSASGFNLMELETAKRENLPIVVIINCDYQWGMEAPGQIMEFGGPEFMVGVAHYPIRYDKIADAMDCHGEYVDNIADLEPALERAVASAKPSVIHVVTNKEANTWPPGLLEFARVYSGEQAAE, from the coding sequence ATGGGACAAATAACCGGTGGTGAGCTCATCCTGCGATGTTTGGCTCAGGAGGATATCAAGACGATTTTTGCGGTTCCGGATGCGGGATATAATCCTGTGCTCGGAAAACTCAAGGATTATGGAGTACGCCTCGTGCCGCCGCGCCACGAGGCTGCCGCGGCGCACATGGCCGATGCGATGACTCGCATGACCGGCCGGCCCGCTGTTTGCATGTCTGGGGCGGGTCCCGGCACGGCGAATCTGGTTTCAGGCATTGCTACCGCTTATGCTGAAGGGAGTCCGGTCGTGGCGATAACGTGCAATCGGCGCAGGCCGGTCATCTATCCCGACAGGGGAGGATCTTTTCAGTACTGTAATCAGGTGGACCTGTTCAAGCCGGTAACGAAGTGGAATGCGGTAGTGAACGATTGGGCTCGCATTCCCGAGCTTGTACAGAAGGCGTTTCGGACGGCAACGTCCTGCAAGCCGGGTCCCGTGCAGCTCGATGTTCCGGATGACATTTTTTATGCGACCGGCGACGAAGATTCCGTGCGAGTGGTTTCTCCCAAGCGGTACCGGGTCGGCTACAGGCTGGCGGCCAATCCGGAACTGGTGGAGGAGGCGGCGCAGTTGCTGACAAAGGCGAAGCTCCCGCTGCTTCATGCGGGCGGCGGCGTGAAGCATTCGAAGGCGGCTGCAGTCGTATGCGAGCTTGCGGAATATCTGGGAGCGGTGGTTTCGACATCCGCGGGCGCGCGCGGAGTCGTTGCCGAAGATCATCCCCAGTGTTTTCACTGCCTGAGCCCGGCGGTGCGCGAGGCGCGCAAGAATGCGGACGTCGTGGTTGTCATTGGCAGTCAATTCGGCGAGACGGAGTTTCGGGGGCAGGCGCCCGATTGGGGGAAACCGGAGGCGCAGCGGGTTATACAGATCGACATCGATCCGGAGAGGATAGGGGTTAGCCGCGAGGTCGATATCGCGATCATTGGAGATGCGCGCAGAGTCGTCGCCGACATTCTTGAGCGGGTGAGACAACTTGGGCCGAGGCGCGGACCGGGGGCGCGGGTCGAGTCTTTTCGCGCCACACAGGATCTGTGGATCAAGGAACTTCTTTCCACAGCAGGTGATTCGCCCGATTCGCCGGTTCATCCCGGCGCAATGGCGGCAACGGTCAGGAGGTTCTTTCCGCGGGATTCGATCATGGTGCTGGATGGCGGAAACAATGGCCTGTATACGGCGCACTACCATCACATTTTCGAGCCCGACTGTATGCTGTGGACGTCGAAGTTCGGCCATCTCGGGACGGGGATCCCATACGCGCTCGGGGCGAAGCTGGCATGTCCCGACAAGCTCGTGTACGTTGTTACGGGCGACAGCGCGAGCGGATTCAATTTGATGGAACTGGAGACGGCGAAGCGCGAGAATTTGCCGATTGTGGTGATCATCAATTGCGATTATCAGTGGGGGATGGAGGCGCCCGGCCAAATCATGGAATTTGGCGGTCCGGAATTCATGGTTGGCGTGGCGCATTACCCGATCCGCTATGATAAGATAGCGGACGCGATGGACTGCCACGGCGAATACGTAGACAATATTGCTGATCTTGAGCCCGCTTTGGAGAGGGCTGTCGCTTCGGCCAAGCCTTCGGTTATCCACGTGGTAACCAACAAGGAAGCGAACACCTGGCCGCCGGGATTGCTCGAGTTTGCTCGGGTTTACAGCGGCGAGCAAGCTGCCGAGTAG
- a CDS encoding SDR family oxidoreductase: MFSLEGKVAVVTGAASGIGLATARRFSHAGATVVVADKNDATSVAREIGGLFIRTDVTREEQVKALMDETARRHGRIDIVINNAGGGDGSGANFISQLPAEDYESSFRLNSMGVLFGIKHSVDHMNNGGSIVNTASVAGIQGVAMYSPYVASKAAVIAITKTAALELAGRNIRVNCVCPGTVDTPMAYGPGGEAELKLSKLMMPLGRLCKPEEVAAAFHFLCSNDCSFISGQAICIDGGMTAGLSMGLVMPLLEML, encoded by the coding sequence ATGTTTTCGCTTGAAGGGAAAGTGGCTGTGGTAACGGGCGCCGCGTCGGGGATAGGATTGGCTACGGCTCGCCGGTTCTCCCACGCGGGCGCCACGGTGGTGGTTGCGGATAAGAATGATGCGACCTCGGTTGCGCGGGAGATCGGCGGCCTGTTCATCAGGACGGATGTGACCCGCGAGGAGCAGGTGAAGGCGCTGATGGACGAAACGGCGCGAAGGCACGGGCGCATCGACATTGTGATCAATAATGCCGGGGGAGGAGACGGCAGTGGCGCGAATTTTATTTCGCAGCTTCCCGCGGAGGATTATGAATCGAGTTTTCGCCTGAATTCAATGGGAGTCTTGTTCGGGATCAAGCATTCAGTCGACCACATGAACAACGGCGGCTCGATAGTGAACACGGCCTCGGTGGCGGGCATACAGGGGGTAGCCATGTATTCCCCGTATGTCGCATCCAAGGCCGCGGTTATTGCCATAACGAAGACGGCCGCGCTGGAACTGGCGGGTCGCAACATTCGCGTCAACTGTGTTTGTCCGGGGACGGTGGACACACCGATGGCTTACGGGCCGGGGGGCGAAGCTGAATTGAAGCTTTCGAAGCTGATGATGCCGCTCGGCCGGCTGTGCAAACCCGAGGAGGTGGCAGCCGCATTCCATTTTCTGTGCTCGAACGACTGTTCGTTTATCTCCGGCCAGGCCATCTGTATAGACGGCGGCATGACGGCCGGCCTGAGTATGGGCCTGGTAATGCCTTTGCTGGAGATGCTGTAA
- a CDS encoding DUF370 domain-containing protein, translating to MSAIINIGFGGAVMVEKVVAVILPDSKPSVRLRDAARNENRLIDATQGHKTRALIITTSNHVILCGINAETIIQRIKESSAT from the coding sequence ATGTCAGCGATAATAAACATCGGGTTCGGCGGCGCGGTCATGGTTGAGAAGGTGGTGGCCGTCATATTGCCCGACTCGAAACCGTCGGTTCGCCTGCGTGATGCGGCTCGGAACGAGAACAGGTTGATCGATGCCACCCAGGGACACAAGACGCGGGCCCTTATCATTACGACAAGCAATCATGTGATTTTGTGCGGCATTAATGCTGAAACTATTATTCAGAGGATCAAAGAAAGCAGTGCCACATAA
- the coaBC gene encoding bifunctional phosphopantothenoylcysteine decarboxylase/phosphopantothenate--cysteine ligase CoaBC, with product MKRLDSKSIVLGVCGGIAAYKACDLASKFSQAGAEVTVIMTAAAQQFVTPLTFQSLTHRPVITSLFSPIEEWEIEHIAVAHRASLGIIAPATANVIGKIAGGIADDFLTTFVLATRAPIVVCPAMNCEMYANSVVQENLGRLRARGFHIVEPEEGALACGDTGKGRLAGVETIIERALSLLGKPGDFEKIKVLITAGPTHEPIDPVRYITNPSTGKMGYALAQAAQERGAEVVLVSGPTNLTAPAGVEVVNVTTAKEMARAVKQKSAGCRVIIGAAAVSDYTPERFVDQKIKKTDEAMTISLKPTTDIIADLGRRKSGQVLVGFSVETRDLIQNSKEKLKRKNLDLIVCNDVTQPGAGFATDTNIVTILDSNGATEQLPKLSKLETAHKILDRVRLLL from the coding sequence ATGAAGAGGCTGGATAGCAAGTCCATCGTGCTGGGCGTATGCGGCGGCATTGCCGCATATAAAGCCTGTGATCTTGCGAGCAAGTTTAGCCAGGCGGGGGCGGAGGTGACGGTTATCATGACGGCGGCGGCCCAGCAATTCGTCACGCCTCTCACGTTTCAATCGCTCACGCATCGCCCGGTGATAACGAGCCTGTTTTCTCCGATCGAGGAATGGGAGATCGAGCACATTGCGGTCGCGCATCGGGCTTCTTTGGGGATTATCGCGCCGGCCACGGCGAATGTTATCGGGAAGATTGCCGGCGGAATAGCCGATGACTTCCTTACGACATTTGTCCTGGCTACTCGAGCGCCGATCGTGGTATGTCCCGCGATGAACTGTGAGATGTACGCAAACAGCGTCGTCCAGGAAAATCTCGGCCGGCTGCGGGCGCGGGGATTCCACATTGTGGAGCCGGAAGAAGGGGCGCTTGCGTGCGGCGATACGGGCAAGGGCCGGCTCGCGGGGGTGGAGACGATCATCGAACGCGCCCTGTCGCTGCTTGGCAAGCCCGGCGATTTTGAGAAGATCAAGGTACTTATTACCGCAGGTCCCACACACGAGCCGATCGATCCCGTCCGCTATATTACCAATCCGTCAACCGGCAAAATGGGGTACGCTCTCGCGCAGGCCGCGCAGGAACGCGGAGCCGAAGTTGTCCTGGTTTCGGGGCCGACTAATTTGACGGCGCCGGCGGGCGTGGAGGTGGTGAACGTGACAACGGCGAAGGAGATGGCTCGAGCGGTGAAACAGAAGAGCGCCGGCTGCCGCGTCATCATTGGGGCTGCGGCCGTTTCGGATTATACTCCCGAGCGTTTTGTTGATCAGAAGATCAAGAAAACGGATGAAGCGATGACGATAAGCTTGAAACCAACTACAGATATTATCGCGGACTTGGGAAGGAGAAAGAGCGGGCAAGTGCTGGTGGGCTTTTCAGTCGAGACCCGCGACCTGATACAGAACTCGAAGGAGAAATTGAAAAGAAAGAATTTGGATTTGATTGTGTGCAACGACGTCACCCAGCCGGGAGCAGGTTTCGCAACGGACACGAACATCGTCACCATTCTGGACTCGAACGGCGCAACCGAACAACTGCCGAAGCTGTCGAAACTTGAAACCGCACACAAGATTCTTGATAGAGTTCGCTTGCTCCTCTAA